Proteins encoded in a region of the Streptomyces violaceoruber genome:
- a CDS encoding bacterial proteasome activator family protein yields the protein MEMPRNDRSPENPQILVVGQDGMALSGGGDDDSREIPVTEQVEQPAKVMRIGSMIKQLLEEVRVAPLDEASRVRLKEIHASSVKELEDGLAPELVEELERLSLPFTDDGTPTDAELRIAQAQLVGWLEGLFHGIQTTLFAQQMAARAQLEQMRRALPPGAVPEGEEPPHPGGRSGGPYL from the coding sequence ATGGAGATGCCGAGGAACGACAGGTCGCCGGAGAACCCCCAGATCCTGGTCGTCGGCCAGGACGGAATGGCGCTCAGCGGCGGCGGGGACGACGACTCCCGCGAGATTCCGGTGACCGAGCAGGTGGAGCAGCCCGCCAAGGTCATGCGGATCGGCAGCATGATCAAGCAGCTGCTCGAAGAGGTGCGGGTCGCCCCCCTGGACGAGGCGAGCCGGGTCCGTCTCAAGGAGATCCACGCCAGTTCGGTGAAGGAGCTGGAGGACGGTCTGGCCCCGGAGCTGGTGGAGGAGCTGGAGCGGCTCTCCCTGCCCTTCACGGACGACGGCACCCCGACCGACGCGGAGCTGCGGATCGCGCAGGCCCAGCTGGTCGGCTGGCTGGAGGGCCTCTTCCACGGCATCCAGACCACGCTGTTCGCCCAGCAGATGGCCGCGCGGGCCCAGCTGGAGCAGATGCGCCGCGCGCTTCCGCCGGGCGCCGTCCCGGAGGGCGAGGAGCCCCCGCACCCGGGCGGCCGTTCCGGCGGGCCCTACCTGTAG
- a CDS encoding protein kinase domain-containing protein: MAQQQRAQGPSEPEASGGGMSDAPENWGNGGLVGDGRYRLTRRLGRGGMAEVFAAEDVRLGRTVAVKLLRADLAEDPVSKARFTREAQSVAGLNHHAIVAVYDSGEDVVGGQSVPYIVMEIVEGRTIRDLLLNAEAPGPEQALIIVSGVLEALAYSHQHGIVHRDIKPANVIITNTGAVKVMDFGIARALHGAQSTMTQTGMVMGTPQYLSPEQALGKAVDHRSDLYATGCLLYELLALRPPFTGETPLSVVYQHVQDIPTPPSEVSDATPPELDGLVMRSLAKEPDDRFQTAEEMRGLVQYGLQMLYEQGGHTGTWNTGPVAAHDGRHTPSAGLAGTTVMPHPADHGASGTQQIPQPILPGRYDGDDGGFEGAGNKGTGRGKLWILAVLAVIAIAAGVALALNNGDDGKGGTETDKSPSATTSQSTGEESPSSSPSDEATQETTDPGTEQGSGGGGTGDGDWDKPYTPTWSPSETATDDPTGDPTGDPTGDPTGDPTGDPTGGGEPTGGGEPTGGGEPTGGGDPTGGATGAPGGSEGGEG; the protein is encoded by the coding sequence ATGGCACAGCAGCAGCGCGCCCAGGGCCCGTCCGAACCCGAGGCATCTGGCGGCGGTATGTCTGACGCGCCGGAGAACTGGGGCAACGGCGGCCTGGTCGGCGACGGCCGGTACCGGCTGACCCGCAGGCTCGGGCGGGGCGGCATGGCCGAGGTGTTCGCCGCCGAGGACGTCCGCCTCGGGCGCACCGTGGCGGTGAAGCTGCTGCGCGCCGACCTCGCCGAGGACCCCGTCTCCAAGGCCCGCTTCACGCGCGAAGCACAGTCGGTGGCCGGCCTCAACCACCACGCCATCGTGGCCGTGTACGACTCGGGCGAGGACGTCGTCGGCGGCCAGTCCGTGCCGTACATCGTGATGGAGATCGTCGAGGGGCGCACCATCCGCGACCTCCTCCTCAACGCCGAGGCGCCCGGCCCCGAGCAGGCGCTGATCATCGTCTCCGGCGTCCTGGAGGCGCTGGCCTACTCGCACCAGCACGGCATCGTGCACCGCGACATCAAGCCGGCCAACGTCATCATCACCAACACCGGCGCGGTCAAGGTGATGGACTTCGGCATCGCGCGCGCCCTGCACGGCGCCCAGTCGACGATGACGCAGACCGGCATGGTCATGGGCACCCCGCAGTACCTCTCCCCCGAGCAGGCCCTCGGCAAGGCCGTCGACCACCGCTCCGACCTGTACGCGACGGGCTGCCTGCTCTACGAACTCCTCGCGCTGCGCCCGCCGTTCACCGGGGAGACCCCGCTGTCGGTGGTCTACCAGCACGTGCAGGACATCCCGACGCCCCCGTCCGAGGTCTCCGACGCCACCCCGCCGGAGCTGGACGGCCTGGTGATGCGCTCGCTGGCCAAGGAGCCCGACGACCGCTTCCAGACCGCCGAGGAGATGCGCGGCCTGGTCCAGTACGGGCTGCAGATGCTGTACGAGCAGGGCGGCCACACCGGCACCTGGAACACCGGCCCGGTCGCCGCCCACGACGGCCGGCACACCCCGTCGGCCGGTCTCGCGGGTACGACGGTGATGCCGCACCCCGCCGACCACGGGGCGTCGGGCACCCAGCAGATCCCGCAGCCGATCCTGCCGGGCCGCTACGACGGGGACGACGGCGGCTTCGAGGGCGCCGGCAACAAGGGCACCGGCCGCGGCAAGCTCTGGATACTGGCCGTCCTCGCGGTGATCGCCATCGCGGCGGGCGTCGCGCTCGCCCTGAACAACGGCGACGACGGCAAGGGCGGCACCGAGACGGACAAGAGCCCGTCGGCGACCACCTCCCAGAGCACCGGCGAGGAGTCGCCCAGCTCCTCGCCCAGCGACGAGGCGACGCAGGAGACCACCGACCCGGGCACCGAGCAGGGCTCGGGCGGGGGCGGCACCGGCGACGGGGACTGGGACAAGCCGTACACACCGACGTGGTCGCCGTCGGAGACCGCGACGGACGATCCGACCGGTGACCCGACCGGCGATCCGACGGGTGACCCGACCGGTGATCCGACGGGTGACCCGACCGGCGGCGGTGAGCCCACCGGTGGTGGTGAGCCGACCGGTGGTGGTGAGCCGACCGGCGGTGGCGATCCGACGGGCGGCGCGACCGGTGCCCCGGGCGGGTCCGAGGGCGGCGAGGGCTGA
- a CDS encoding protein kinase domain-containing protein: MSQDGGQGRYAGRALAGGRYQLRDLLGEGGMASVHLAYDSVLDRQVAIKTLHTELGREQAFRERFRREAQAVAKLTHTNIVSVFDTGEDDLDGMTTPYIVMEYVEGRPLGSVLDEDVRQQGAMPADKALKITADVLAALEISHEMGLVHRDIKPGNVMMTKRGVVKVMDFGIARAMQSGVTSMTQTGMVVGTPQYLSPEQALGRGVDARSDLYSVGIMLFQLVTGRLPFDADSPLAIAYAHVQEQPVAPSAVNRALPPAVDALVARALKKNPNERFPSAEAMRDECLRVAASFQAAPPSIVPGAQTSSGAGVGSAVFPPVGQGTPAPTGPVQTPYQPTPSPGPNPYGTPAPAAHSPAYGYPQQAGYQTPAPAPYAQQQGAATPPPYNLTPSAQGSGSGSPGGKSNKPVIIGSIVVAVVAVGGLIAALLMNGGGDEDPEAGGGGSSTASVSASPSKAAGYRGPDKEKTIEKDKCTEPQESYNDPDKIQVPDFTFKYIGSVKECFNAAGWQMKVVEVDENTYGEGSVRDQFPTAGTDVDPENMPEIQLKVSTGNPPSE, from the coding sequence ATGAGCCAGGACGGCGGACAGGGACGGTATGCGGGGCGGGCTCTCGCCGGCGGCCGTTACCAGCTGCGCGACTTGCTCGGCGAGGGCGGCATGGCCTCCGTGCATCTGGCGTACGACTCGGTGCTCGACCGCCAGGTCGCGATCAAGACACTGCACACTGAGCTGGGTCGCGAACAGGCCTTCCGCGAGCGCTTCCGCCGCGAGGCCCAGGCCGTGGCCAAGCTCACGCACACCAACATCGTCTCGGTCTTCGACACCGGCGAGGACGACCTCGACGGCATGACCACTCCGTACATCGTCATGGAGTACGTCGAGGGCCGCCCGCTCGGTTCGGTGCTCGACGAGGATGTGCGGCAGCAGGGCGCGATGCCCGCCGACAAGGCGCTGAAGATCACAGCGGACGTGCTGGCCGCGCTGGAGATCAGCCACGAGATGGGCCTGGTCCACCGGGACATCAAGCCGGGCAACGTGATGATGACCAAGCGCGGCGTGGTCAAGGTGATGGACTTCGGCATCGCCCGCGCCATGCAGTCCGGCGTGACCTCGATGACGCAGACCGGCATGGTCGTCGGCACCCCGCAGTACCTCTCGCCGGAGCAGGCCCTCGGCCGCGGCGTCGACGCCCGCTCCGACCTGTACTCGGTCGGCATCATGCTCTTCCAACTGGTCACCGGGCGCCTGCCGTTCGACGCCGACTCGCCGCTGGCGATCGCGTACGCGCACGTGCAGGAGCAGCCGGTGGCCCCGTCCGCCGTCAACCGCGCCCTGCCCCCGGCGGTGGACGCGCTGGTGGCCCGCGCGCTGAAGAAGAACCCCAACGAACGCTTCCCCAGCGCCGAGGCGATGCGCGACGAGTGCCTGCGCGTGGCGGCCTCCTTCCAGGCGGCCCCGCCGAGCATCGTGCCCGGCGCCCAGACGTCGAGCGGCGCGGGCGTCGGCTCCGCCGTGTTCCCGCCAGTCGGCCAGGGCACCCCGGCCCCGACGGGCCCCGTCCAGACGCCGTACCAGCCGACGCCGTCCCCCGGCCCGAACCCGTACGGCACCCCGGCCCCGGCGGCGCACTCACCGGCGTACGGCTATCCGCAGCAGGCGGGCTACCAGACGCCCGCGCCGGCGCCGTACGCGCAGCAGCAGGGCGCGGCCACGCCCCCGCCGTACAACCTGACGCCGTCGGCCCAGGGCTCCGGCTCCGGTTCGCCGGGCGGCAAGAGCAACAAGCCGGTGATCATCGGCTCGATCGTGGTCGCCGTCGTGGCCGTCGGCGGGCTGATCGCCGCGCTGCTGATGAACGGCGGCGGGGACGAGGACCCGGAAGCCGGTGGCGGCGGCTCCTCCACCGCGTCGGTCTCCGCGTCGCCGTCGAAGGCGGCGGGCTATCGCGGGCCCGACAAGGAGAAGACGATCGAGAAGGACAAGTGCACCGAGCCGCAGGAGTCGTACAACGACCCCGACAAGATCCAGGTGCCGGACTTCACGTTCAAGTACATCGGCTCGGTCAAGGAGTGCTTCAACGCCGCGGGCTGGCAGATGAAGGTCGTCGAGGTCGACGAGAACACCTACGGCGAGGGCTCGGTCCGGGACCAGTTCCCCACCGCCGGCACGGACGTCGACCCGGAGAACATGCCGGAGATACAGCTCAAGGTCTCGACGGGCAACCCGCCGTCCGAATGA
- a CDS encoding response regulator gives MREDGKIRVFLLDDHEVVRRGVHDLLSGEADIEVVGEAGTAAEAQARVTATRPDVAVLDVRLPDGSGVEVCRDIRSRDESVRCLMLTSFADDEALFDAIMAGASGYVLKDIRGAELLGAVREVAAGKSLLDPAATARVLERLRGGGTRPDDRLARLTEQERRILELIGEGLTNRAIGERLHLAEKTIKNYVSSLLGKLGMQRRSQAAAFVARLEAENR, from the coding sequence GTGCGCGAAGACGGAAAAATCCGGGTATTCCTCCTCGACGACCATGAGGTGGTCCGGCGCGGGGTGCACGATCTGCTCTCCGGCGAGGCCGACATCGAGGTGGTGGGCGAGGCCGGTACGGCCGCCGAGGCGCAGGCCCGGGTCACGGCCACCCGCCCGGACGTCGCGGTGCTGGACGTACGACTGCCCGACGGCAGCGGCGTGGAGGTCTGCCGCGACATCCGCTCCCGGGACGAGTCCGTCCGCTGCCTGATGCTGACCTCCTTCGCCGACGACGAGGCCCTCTTCGACGCGATCATGGCGGGCGCCTCCGGCTACGTCCTCAAGGACATCCGCGGCGCCGAGCTGCTCGGCGCCGTGCGGGAGGTGGCGGCCGGCAAGTCGCTGCTCGATCCGGCGGCCACCGCGCGCGTGCTGGAGCGGCTGCGCGGCGGCGGGACCAGGCCCGACGACCGGCTGGCCCGGCTCACCGAGCAGGAGCGCCGCATCCTGGAGCTGATCGGCGAGGGGCTGACCAACCGCGCGATCGGCGAGCGGCTGCACCTTGCGGAGAAGACGATCAAGAACTACGTGTCGAGCCTGCTGGGCAAGCTCGGCATGCAGCGGCGCTCCCAGGCCGCCGCCTTCGTGGCCCGCCTGGAGGCCGAGAACCGCTGA
- a CDS encoding NAD(P)H-quinone oxidoreductase, translated as MHAITIPEPGGPEALVWAEVPDPQPGEGEVLVEVAASAVNRADIMQRQGFYDPPPGASPYPGLECSGRVAEVGPGVSGWSVGDEVCALLAGGGYAEKVVVPAGQLLPVPQGLDVKRAAALPEVVCTVWSNVFMVAHLRPGETLLVHGGSSGIGTMAIQLAKAVGAKVAVTAGTKEKLERCAELGADILINYREQDFVAEVKDATGGAGADVILDNMGAKYLDRNVQALAVNGRLAIIGMQGGRKGELNIGMLLAKRAAVSATSLRARPLEEKAAIVAAVKEHVWPLLAGGHVRPVVDREMPMSEAAEGHRVVEESGHIGKVLLVTS; from the coding sequence TCCTGGTGGAGGTGGCGGCCAGCGCCGTCAACCGCGCCGACATCATGCAGCGCCAGGGCTTCTACGACCCCCCGCCCGGCGCCTCCCCGTACCCCGGCCTGGAGTGCTCCGGCCGCGTGGCCGAGGTCGGCCCCGGCGTGTCCGGCTGGTCCGTCGGCGACGAGGTGTGCGCGCTGCTCGCGGGCGGCGGCTACGCCGAGAAGGTCGTCGTCCCGGCCGGCCAGCTGCTGCCGGTGCCGCAGGGTCTCGACGTGAAGCGGGCGGCGGCGCTGCCCGAGGTGGTCTGCACCGTCTGGTCGAACGTCTTCATGGTCGCCCACCTGCGCCCCGGCGAGACGCTGCTCGTGCACGGCGGCTCCAGCGGCATCGGCACCATGGCGATCCAGCTCGCCAAGGCCGTCGGCGCGAAGGTCGCGGTGACGGCCGGTACCAAGGAGAAGCTGGAGCGCTGCGCGGAGCTGGGCGCGGACATCCTGATCAACTACCGGGAGCAGGACTTCGTCGCCGAGGTGAAGGACGCCACCGGCGGCGCGGGCGCCGACGTCATCCTGGACAACATGGGCGCCAAGTACCTGGACCGCAACGTCCAGGCCCTCGCCGTGAACGGCCGGCTCGCGATCATCGGCATGCAGGGCGGCCGGAAGGGCGAGCTGAACATCGGCATGCTGCTCGCCAAGCGCGCCGCCGTCAGCGCCACCTCGTTGCGGGCCCGCCCCCTGGAGGAGAAGGCGGCGATCGTGGCGGCCGTCAAGGAGCACGTCTGGCCGCTGCTCGCCGGGGGACACGTCCGCCCGGTCGTCGACCGCGAGATGCCGATGAGCGAGGCCGCCGAGGGCCACCGGGTGGTGGAGGAGAGCGGGCACATCGGCAAGGTGCTGCTGGTCACCTCGTAG